The following proteins come from a genomic window of Streptomyces liliiviolaceus:
- a CDS encoding AurF N-oxygenase family protein, which produces MTTHLTRKLYDERLRTLSEGSVNVNFNAFVDIKWNDPEFAVDLDDPRWVLTSADALGAHPWYQEQSLEARIRIGIWRWAVIAKVGMQFENLLMRGALDYIYQLDNRDEEFRYLTHEITEETHHTQMFQELVNRTGVDTAGGRRWFRQLSRVLPLAGSLYPEAFFTGILAGEEPIDHLQKGALRSGEPVHPLPQRIMQIHIAEEARHISFAHEFLRLRVPRFGKVRRGALSLLFPLIMRTLCDVIMIPDRRSAAQVGIPAWVVKDVFWKSEAGQRMLHDLFSDVRMLAQDIGLMNKVSRPLWRALRIDGRPARFRGEPALHTD; this is translated from the coding sequence ATGACCACGCACCTGACCAGGAAGCTCTACGACGAGCGCCTGCGGACCCTGTCCGAGGGCTCCGTGAACGTCAACTTCAACGCCTTCGTCGACATCAAGTGGAACGACCCCGAGTTCGCCGTGGACCTCGACGACCCGCGCTGGGTGCTCACCAGCGCGGACGCCCTGGGCGCCCACCCCTGGTACCAGGAGCAGTCGCTCGAAGCGCGGATCCGGATCGGGATCTGGCGCTGGGCGGTCATCGCGAAGGTCGGCATGCAGTTCGAGAACCTGCTCATGCGCGGAGCCCTGGACTACATCTACCAACTGGACAACCGGGACGAGGAGTTCAGGTATCTCACCCACGAGATCACCGAGGAGACCCACCACACCCAGATGTTCCAGGAGTTGGTCAACCGCACGGGCGTGGACACCGCGGGCGGCAGGCGCTGGTTCCGGCAGCTGAGCCGGGTCCTGCCGCTGGCCGGTTCCCTCTACCCCGAGGCGTTCTTCACCGGCATCCTGGCCGGCGAGGAGCCCATCGACCATCTGCAGAAGGGCGCCCTGCGCAGCGGGGAGCCGGTGCACCCCCTCCCGCAGCGGATCATGCAGATCCACATCGCCGAGGAGGCCCGGCACATCTCCTTCGCCCATGAGTTCCTGCGCCTGCGTGTCCCGCGCTTCGGCAAGGTCCGCCGCGGCGCCCTGTCGCTCCTCTTCCCGCTGATCATGCGGACGCTGTGCGACGTCATCATGATCCCCGACCGGAGGTCCGCCGCGCAGGTCGGCATCCCGGCCTGGGTGGTCAAGGACGTCTTCTGGAAGTCCGAGGCCGGGCAGCGGATGCTCCACGACCTCTTCTCCGACGTACGGATGCTCGCGCAGGACATCGGCCTGATGAACAAGGTGTCCCGGCCGCTGTGGAGGGCCCTGCGCATCGACGGCCGCCCGGCGCGCTTCCGCGGTGAGCCCGCCCTGCACACCGACTGA
- a CDS encoding flavin-containing monooxygenase, whose translation MEQQHVDVLVIGAGISGVSAACHVLRDIPGASLVVLERRARVGGTWDLFRYPGVRSDSDMHTFGFGFRPWHDARILADGAQIRRYVEDTAAHDGVLERIRFRRRAIGADFSHATGRWTVEVEDESTGERESYSAGYVIGSTGYYDYDTPYRPRFPGEAEYRGTLVHPQQWPQDLDHTGRRVVVIGSGATAITLLPAMADDAAHVTMLQRSPTYVLGLPEIDPLTRVLQLLRAPARLTHRIARARNIALQRGSYAFCRKYPRLARRILLGLVRARAGKDVDMRHFSPAYKPWDQRLCVVPGGDLFKVLKSKKASIATGHIDTFTADGIRLTSGEELKADIVVTATGLNVRLLGGMALTVDGRPVDVRNRVLYKAVLLEGVPNMSLVIGYTNASWTLKADLAADYTARLITYMRRHGHDIATPVASDGDRSAASVMGEALTSGYITRADEVMPRQGTRAPWRLWNNYYRDRAMLRDAPIEDGPLHFARAGAPAAARTSATDAAADAQDAPRVA comes from the coding sequence ATGGAGCAGCAGCACGTCGACGTCCTGGTCATCGGCGCCGGTATCTCCGGTGTCAGTGCCGCATGCCACGTACTGCGTGACATTCCGGGCGCTTCGCTCGTCGTCCTGGAACGCCGGGCCCGCGTCGGTGGCACCTGGGACCTCTTCCGGTATCCCGGTGTCCGCTCCGACTCCGACATGCACACCTTCGGATTCGGCTTCCGCCCCTGGCACGACGCGCGCATCCTCGCCGACGGCGCGCAGATCCGGCGGTACGTCGAGGACACCGCGGCCCACGACGGCGTACTGGAGCGCATCCGTTTCCGCCGCCGGGCGATCGGCGCCGACTTCTCGCACGCCACCGGCCGCTGGACCGTCGAGGTCGAGGACGAGAGCACCGGCGAGCGCGAGTCGTACAGCGCGGGCTACGTCATCGGATCGACCGGCTACTACGACTACGACACCCCCTATCGGCCGCGGTTCCCCGGCGAGGCGGAGTACCGGGGCACCCTGGTCCATCCACAGCAGTGGCCGCAGGACCTGGACCACACCGGGCGGCGCGTGGTCGTCATCGGTTCGGGGGCCACCGCCATCACCCTGCTGCCCGCGATGGCCGACGACGCGGCGCACGTCACCATGCTGCAGCGCTCCCCCACGTACGTCCTCGGGCTGCCCGAGATCGACCCGCTGACCCGCGTCCTTCAGCTGCTGCGCGCCCCGGCGCGGCTGACGCACAGGATCGCCCGCGCCCGCAACATCGCCCTGCAGCGCGGGAGTTACGCCTTCTGCCGCAAGTACCCCCGCCTCGCCCGCAGGATTCTCCTCGGGCTGGTAAGGGCCCGGGCCGGCAAGGACGTCGACATGCGCCACTTCAGCCCGGCGTACAAGCCCTGGGACCAGCGGCTGTGCGTCGTCCCCGGCGGCGACCTGTTCAAGGTGCTCAAGAGCAAGAAGGCGTCGATCGCCACCGGCCACATCGACACCTTCACCGCCGACGGCATCCGGCTGACGTCCGGCGAGGAGCTGAAGGCCGACATCGTCGTCACGGCCACGGGGCTGAACGTCCGCCTCCTGGGCGGCATGGCGCTCACCGTCGACGGCCGCCCGGTGGACGTCAGGAACCGCGTCCTCTACAAGGCGGTCCTGCTGGAGGGCGTCCCCAACATGTCCCTCGTCATCGGCTACACCAACGCCTCCTGGACCCTGAAGGCGGACCTGGCGGCCGACTACACCGCCCGGCTCATCACGTACATGCGGCGCCACGGGCACGACATCGCCACCCCGGTGGCCTCCGACGGTGACCGCTCGGCGGCCTCCGTCATGGGCGAGGCGCTGACCTCCGGTTACATCACCCGCGCCGACGAGGTCATGCCGCGCCAGGGCACCCGCGCCCCGTGGCGGCTGTGGAACAACTACTACCGCGACCGCGCCATGCTCCGGGACGCCCCCATCGAGGACGGCCCGCTGCACTTCGCCCGGGCGGGGGCACCGGCCGCCGCCCGCACGTCCGCCACAGACGCCGCAGCCGACGCCCAGGACGCCCCGCGCGTCGCCTGA
- a CDS encoding TetR/AcrR family transcriptional regulator, which translates to MADRTGGEPQTDGRSTRWDDHKAQRQLDLVDAAVALIEDEGTRFKLQRLAERVGLPRSVLYRHFKDRATLEELIRRRVVESFMRGIEPTLTFDGTIEESVRRVVGAHLDWVAQHPRLYAYMGVGEHAMGDGSLVADTKAAIAQMLSERFGDVLKALGVPEVPIRSVAIGIVGFVDTSVNQWVRDEQRELSEEELREMLCRSVWAVLDATLRSLGVELSPQQRVADL; encoded by the coding sequence ATGGCTGACAGAACCGGCGGCGAGCCGCAGACCGACGGGCGCTCCACCCGCTGGGACGACCACAAGGCGCAGCGACAGCTCGACCTGGTGGACGCGGCGGTGGCCCTCATCGAGGACGAGGGCACGCGCTTCAAACTGCAGCGGCTGGCGGAGCGCGTGGGGCTGCCGCGGTCGGTGCTCTACCGCCACTTCAAGGACCGCGCCACGCTGGAGGAGTTGATCCGCCGGCGGGTGGTGGAGTCGTTCATGCGGGGGATCGAGCCCACCCTCACCTTCGACGGGACGATCGAGGAGTCCGTGCGGCGCGTGGTGGGCGCGCATCTGGACTGGGTGGCCCAACACCCGCGCCTGTACGCCTACATGGGCGTCGGGGAGCACGCCATGGGCGACGGATCGCTGGTCGCGGACACCAAGGCGGCCATCGCGCAGATGCTCAGCGAGCGGTTCGGGGACGTGCTGAAGGCGCTCGGGGTGCCCGAGGTGCCGATCCGTTCGGTGGCGATCGGCATCGTGGGCTTCGTGGACACCTCCGTCAACCAGTGGGTGCGCGACGAGCAGCGCGAGCTGTCAGAGGAGGAACTGCGCGAGATGCTGTGCCGTTCGGTCTGGGCGGTGCTGGACGCGACACTGCGGAGCCTGGGCGTGGAGCTGTCGCCGCAGCAGCGCGTGGCGGATCTGTAG
- a CDS encoding FAD-dependent oxidoreductase, whose amino-acid sequence MPYVVTRSCCADASCVLACPVNCIHPAPGEPGFATAEMLYVDPLTCVDCGACTTACPVDALKPHTALGGAELPFLELNATYYKENPHADRAPMYVVPRRRALPAGELSVAVVGAGPAGLFAADELLRHPGVRVTVHDRLPTPYGLARAGVAPDHQDTKQVTRLFRTIESQPGFSYRLGVEVGTHLTHGDLLREHHAVIYAVGAATDKRLGIEGEDLPGSASATDFVAWYNGHPDRAHDEYDLDTERAVVIGNGNVALDVARILTADPDALARTDISDRALAALRGSKIREVVLLGRRGPAQAAFTLPELLALSALKDVDVVVEGWPEDLDPSATDKTRLLSQLAARTPVEGRRRIVLRFLTGPVRITGDTSVRALEVTATSLHTDEDGTVRALPTGDTRTLETGLVLRSVGYRARPVPGLPFDEDTATVPHEGGRVGVGVYVAGWIKRGPTGFIGTNKTCAHETVESLLDDFAAGRLAQAVRGGVGTTTDALGVDAWHAIDRAERAAGEAQGRPRVKFTDTESLHRAAQAVPAAARG is encoded by the coding sequence GTGCCGTACGTCGTCACCCGATCCTGCTGCGCCGACGCCTCCTGCGTGCTGGCCTGCCCGGTCAACTGCATCCACCCCGCGCCGGGCGAACCCGGTTTCGCGACGGCCGAGATGCTGTACGTCGATCCGCTCACCTGCGTGGACTGCGGTGCCTGCACGACCGCCTGCCCGGTGGACGCGCTCAAACCCCATACGGCCCTCGGCGGCGCCGAGTTGCCGTTCCTGGAACTGAACGCCACCTACTACAAGGAGAATCCGCACGCCGACCGCGCACCCATGTACGTCGTGCCCCGGCGACGCGCGCTTCCGGCGGGCGAGTTGTCCGTCGCCGTCGTCGGTGCGGGCCCCGCCGGTCTCTTCGCCGCCGACGAACTGCTGCGCCACCCCGGGGTGCGCGTCACGGTCCACGACCGCCTCCCGACGCCGTACGGTCTCGCGCGGGCCGGTGTGGCGCCGGACCACCAGGACACCAAGCAGGTCACCCGGCTCTTCCGGACCATCGAGTCCCAGCCGGGTTTCAGCTACCGCCTCGGCGTCGAGGTCGGCACCCACCTCACCCACGGCGATCTCCTGCGCGAGCACCACGCGGTGATCTACGCCGTCGGCGCCGCGACCGACAAACGGCTCGGCATCGAGGGCGAGGACCTGCCGGGCAGCGCCTCCGCGACGGACTTCGTCGCCTGGTACAACGGCCACCCCGACCGCGCGCACGACGAGTACGACCTGGACACCGAGCGGGCCGTCGTCATCGGCAACGGCAACGTCGCCCTCGACGTCGCCCGCATCCTCACCGCCGACCCCGATGCGCTGGCCCGTACCGACATCTCCGACCGCGCGCTCGCCGCGCTCCGGGGCAGCAAGATCCGTGAGGTCGTCCTTCTGGGCCGGCGCGGCCCCGCCCAGGCGGCGTTCACCCTGCCCGAGCTCCTGGCCCTCTCCGCCCTCAAGGACGTGGACGTCGTCGTCGAGGGCTGGCCGGAGGACCTGGACCCCTCCGCCACCGACAAGACCCGGCTCCTGTCGCAGCTCGCCGCCCGGACGCCGGTCGAGGGCCGCCGCCGTATCGTGCTGCGCTTCCTGACCGGTCCGGTGCGGATCACCGGGGACACCTCCGTCCGGGCCCTGGAGGTCACCGCCACCTCGCTGCACACGGACGAGGACGGCACCGTACGCGCTCTGCCCACCGGCGACACCCGGACCCTGGAGACCGGCCTCGTCCTGCGTTCGGTCGGCTACCGCGCCCGGCCCGTCCCCGGCCTGCCCTTCGACGAGGACACCGCGACCGTCCCCCACGAGGGCGGCAGGGTCGGCGTCGGCGTCTATGTCGCGGGCTGGATCAAGCGCGGGCCCACCGGTTTCATAGGGACGAACAAGACCTGCGCCCACGAGACGGTGGAGTCCCTCCTGGACGACTTCGCCGCCGGTCGCCTGGCACAGGCGGTACGCGGCGGTGTCGGTACGACGACGGACGCGCTGGGAGTGGACGCCTGGCACGCGATAGACCGTGCGGAACGGGCGGCGGGCGAGGCCCAGGGCCGCCCGCGCGTGAAGTTCACGGACACCGAGTCGTTGCACCGGGCCGCGCAGGCCGTCCCGGCCGCCGCACGCGGCTGA
- a CDS encoding GntR family transcriptional regulator: MLSTGLPQGSVPKLERPGPLRDRVYEALLELITTRALQPGQHLVESELAGHLGVSRQPVREALQRLNTEGWVDLRPAQGAFVHEPTEAEADQLLTVRTLLEAEAARLAAANTGTSGIADLEELCAEGEAAVAADDVDAAVATNARFHAKVMDLAGNTVLAELAAQVDRRVRWYYTPVARQRGQQSWIEHRDLIAAIAARDEQRATEVMRTHTEHTRRTYHARPRDQ, encoded by the coding sequence ATGTTGTCGACCGGACTGCCGCAGGGGTCCGTGCCGAAGCTCGAACGGCCGGGTCCGCTCAGGGACCGCGTCTACGAGGCCCTGCTCGAACTGATCACGACACGCGCCCTCCAGCCCGGTCAGCACCTGGTCGAGAGTGAACTGGCCGGGCACCTCGGCGTCTCCCGGCAGCCCGTGCGCGAGGCGCTCCAGCGGCTGAACACGGAAGGGTGGGTCGACCTGCGGCCCGCCCAGGGCGCGTTCGTGCACGAGCCGACCGAGGCGGAGGCGGACCAACTCCTCACCGTACGCACCCTGTTGGAGGCCGAGGCCGCCCGGCTCGCGGCGGCCAACACGGGCACCTCAGGCATCGCCGACCTGGAGGAGCTGTGCGCCGAGGGCGAGGCGGCCGTGGCCGCCGACGACGTCGACGCCGCGGTCGCGACGAACGCCCGCTTCCACGCCAAGGTCATGGACCTCGCCGGGAACACGGTCCTCGCCGAACTGGCCGCGCAGGTCGACCGGCGCGTGCGCTGGTACTACACCCCGGTCGCCCGGCAGCGCGGGCAGCAGTCCTGGATCGAGCACCGCGACCTCATCGCCGCGATCGCGGCCCGCGACGAACAGCGCGCGACCGAGGTCATGCGCACCCACACGGAACACACCCGCAGGACCTACCACGCACGCCCGCGTGACCAGTAG